Below is a genomic region from Telmatobacter sp. DSM 110680.
TGAACTATGCATTTCACGATGAGCTGACGCCATCCGGCGTACCCGAAATTCTGGACCGGTATCGGCAGCAAGTCCAAGACAAGGAAAAAAATGCCTAGGCTGGTTTCGCATCCCGATGAAGTAAAGATCGTCTCGAAGCGCTTCGGTCAGGGCGCCGCGAATATCGATAAGTACATCGAGCTTGGCGGATACGAGGCTGCTCGCAAATGCGTGGCGCAGGGCCCCGATTGGATTATCGAGGAGATGAAAGCCTCGAACTTGCGTGGGCGTGGCGGTGCGGGATTTCCTACAGGCATGAAATGGTCGTTCGTTCCGAAACAGTCGGCGAAACCAAAGTATGTACTCATCAACGGCGACGAAAGTGAGCCCGGAACCTGCAAGGACCACCTGATTTTCCTGCACGATCCTCACGCTGTTATTGAGGGCACCATCATCGCCGGTCTAGCGATCGGTTCGAAGATGGGATTTATCTATCTGCGGGGCGAGTATCGATACCTTCTGGAGATCATGGAGAAAGCCGTAGCCGATGCCTATGCGAAAGGATTTCTAGGCAAAAATATCTTCGGATCGGATAACGAATTCCAAATCATCACGCAGAGCGGCGCCGGTGCATACGAAGTCGGCGAAGAGTCGGCGCTTATGGAATCACTCGAGGGCAAGCGCGGCGTTCCTCGAATCAAGCCTCCGTTCCCCGCTGTCGTCGGCCTTTATGGCGGACCTACGGTCATCAACAACGCCGAGACGATTGCGACTGTGCCTCATGTCATCACCATGGGCGGTGCGGCCTTTGCGGCTGTTGGATCCGCGCGCAATGGTGGCACACGGCTCTTCGGCTTGAGTGGCCACGTGGAACGGCCCGGCGTGTACGAATTGCCGATGGGTTACAACCTGAAGAAAATGATCTACGAAGTCGGGGGCGGGGTCCGTGGCGGTCGCAAATTGAAGGCAGTCGTTCCCGGTGGATCGTCAACCCCCGTTCTGCTGCCCGAAGAAATCGAAAATCTAGGCATGGATTTCGACCAGGTCGGCAAGGCCGGCTCGATGCTGGGTTCCGGCGGTGTAGTGGTGATCGACGACCAGACCTGCATTGTGGAATTCGCGCTGCGAACCATCAGCTTTTATCAGCACGAGAGTTGCGGCTGGTGTATTCCCTGCCGCGAAGGAACAGACTGGCTGAAGAAATCATTGACGCGCTTTCACGCCGGGTTCGGAACTGCAAAGGACATCGACAACATTCGCTACCTCGCCGAGAACATGATGGGCCGAACCTTCTGCCCGCTTGGCGACGCTGCGGCGATGCCGACACTTGGGTTTGTGAAGAAGTTCCGCAAAGAATTTGAGGATCATCTGGACGGGAAGCCGTGCCCGTTTGCCAAACATACCGAAATGGCTGTGGTTTGAGCTGCGCGAAACGTAAAGGGAGTTCTGGAGAAGAATGGCAGACGTAACATTCACGGTCGATGGAAACAAGCTGACGGCTCCCGCGGGGACGCTGCTGATTGAAGCGTGCCGCAAGGCGGGCATCGAGATTCCTGCGTTCTGCTACTACCCTGGACTGAGCCTGCAGGCTGCATGCCGCATGTGCGTCGTCAGGCAGGAGAAGGTGCCGAAGTTGCAGACGGCCTGCACCACAACCGTCGCCGAGGGTCAGGTATTCACAACCGATTCACCGGAGATCGCACAGGCACGCAAGGCAACCATCGAATTGCTTCTCGGAAACCACCCACTCGACTGCCCTGTTTGCGATGCGGGCGGCGAGTGTGAACTTCAGGATATGACCTTCAAATACGGCGCCGGCGAGAGCT
It encodes:
- the nuoF gene encoding NADH-quinone oxidoreductase subunit NuoF: MPRLVSHPDEVKIVSKRFGQGAANIDKYIELGGYEAARKCVAQGPDWIIEEMKASNLRGRGGAGFPTGMKWSFVPKQSAKPKYVLINGDESEPGTCKDHLIFLHDPHAVIEGTIIAGLAIGSKMGFIYLRGEYRYLLEIMEKAVADAYAKGFLGKNIFGSDNEFQIITQSGAGAYEVGEESALMESLEGKRGVPRIKPPFPAVVGLYGGPTVINNAETIATVPHVITMGGAAFAAVGSARNGGTRLFGLSGHVERPGVYELPMGYNLKKMIYEVGGGVRGGRKLKAVVPGGSSTPVLLPEEIENLGMDFDQVGKAGSMLGSGGVVVIDDQTCIVEFALRTISFYQHESCGWCIPCREGTDWLKKSLTRFHAGFGTAKDIDNIRYLAENMMGRTFCPLGDAAAMPTLGFVKKFRKEFEDHLDGKPCPFAKHTEMAVV